CAAGCGTTTCGGTTTCCGAATCACTGGGCGATCTTAATTTTTCGGCCACCGGAACACCAGGGGTTGAAGACGGCCGCCGGCCTGGTGATGCGGATGGCTCGCTGCAGAGCGGAAGGTCCGCTGCCCCGGTGTGTCACACCGGGGCAGCGGACCTTCTTGGCGCAGGGGCGGTGGTGGCGGTCAGCGGTTGTAGATGGCCATGATGGGGTTGCTGTCGTCGCACCACACCTCGTGGTATCCGTTCGCCTGGGCTTGCGGGAGTTCCGTCGCTTCGCACTCCGCCTTCGAGGGGTACCTCTCGGCACCGACGGGGACCCAGCCATCGCCGGGGGGAGGGGCGGCGGAGGCGGTGGTGGCGGTCAGCGGAATGGCGACCGCTGCGGCACCGACAGCGAGACCGACACCGATTCGAGTACGCCACGACTTCATGGTGATCTCCTTGCTTGTCTTTCACGTTCTGAGCTGGTCCTGCTCAGAGATGTTCTCGGCTCCTGTCCAGGGAGCGCCGAGGTGGTCAGCCGATGGGGTTGACGAAGGTGGCCGGGTGGGTGGCGCTCCGCTGGTCGACGAGCGTGCCCCAGGGCCACTTCAGGGTGAGCGCGGTGGTCTCGTTCGGCGGGGTGACAACCGCAAAGGCGGGCTGGTAGAAGCCCTTCTCTTCCTTGGTCAGGGCCAGGTTGATCGTGAAGTCGGTGCTGTCCCCGGGCTTCAGGGTGATCGAGCTGAACTTCTTCGACGAGCGGGCCAGCGACCAGCGCTCGCCGCCGTTCTCGGACTTGAGGTCCACGCCCGGGAAGCCGCCGATCTTGCAGGTGCTGCTGCCCTTGTTGGTCAGCACGATGCTGGTGGTCGTCGAGCCGCCCGCGTTCGGGTCCGGGACCGCATCGCCGCCCGTGGCGAACGACGCCTTCAGGCCGGAAGTGTGGCAGCGCTGGACGCCCGAGCCCGCCCCGGCACCGTTGGCGGCTCCCCCGCTGCCCGACTGCTTGGCCGCTGCGCCCGCCTTGCTGTCGGCCTTGCTGTCGGCCTTGGCACCGGGGCCCGCCTGCGCATCGGAGCCCTGCGCTCCGGTGGAGGAGCCCGCCCCGCTGGACTCGGCGGCGGCCTCCGTGTCCGTGTGGTCCGCGGGCCTCACGCCGGTGGCGTCCGAGCCGGAGCAGGCGGTCAGGGTGAGGCCGGCGGCTGCGGTCAGGGCCGCGGCGGCCATGCGCAGGGTGCGGCGACGACGAGCGGTGCGGACAGTGGTGCTGGAGCTCATTACGGGTCCCCCGGGTCAGTGGTGTCGTTGTTCCCTCGGTACGTCCCCCACTCTGGTCGGGGCCACTATCGCGAAGCTGCCGCTCCGCTAACGCCCGGCTAACACGGCTGTGAGTAGTGGAAGGACGCCACGGAAAACCCGAAGAACCAGGCCGCGCCGCCTAGTTGGGGAGCACGCAGCCGCTTGCCGGAACCAGGGGCGGGTGTGCGATCACCACCTCGACCGGTTGGCGGTAGACGCGGGAGAGCAGCTCCGCGGTGAAGACCTCGACCGGGGGCCCTGTGCGGCGATCTGTCCGTCGTGGAGCACCGCCGTGCGGTCCGCACAGGCTGCGGCCAGTCCAGTCCCAGGTCGTGCAGCACCACCACGACCCCGTCACCGCCTGCCGCCCGCTCCCTGCAGATCCTGAGTACCCATTCCTGGTGGCGCAGGTCCAGCAGCGCCAGCACCTCGCCCGCTCGCACGGCCAGATGCCGCCACCACCCCATCGGCGAAGGACGCGGGCGGCGAGAGCAGCCACCCGATCGCCTCGGCGGAGCCCGACCACTCTGCGCGGTCTCGGCACCTTCGCCCAGCAGGGTGCACCGTCCGGGCGCAGGCGGCCGACTCCGACGGACGAGAGCGCCATGTCCCGCTCTGCGTAGATATCCTCCGAAGTGTGATCAAAACTGGACGGCTGCGCCTCCGTCGTCGCCACGGCCGGGGGCCACTTACTCTGCTGTCTCCGGTGATCCTGACCGTGGTCATCGCCGGCCTGGCGTACGCCACTCCCCCGGAACTGGCTTTCAGCCGGCTCCTGCCCGCGGCACCGGCCCTCGCCGCCGCCATGTGGCCCGTGCTCCCCACCGTCCTGCTGGGGACGGTCTGCCTTCTCCTCATGATCGGCCTCGGCATCGTGTTCCCCGACCTGGGGACGTGGTGGACGGCGGCGGGGGTCGTCGCCGTGACCGTGGCGGCCGCGTACGGAAGTCATGTCCGGCTCCGGCGGGAGCAGACCCTGTTCCAGGTCCGGCTCGTCGCCGACACGGCGCAGCAGGTGGTCCTGAGCCCGATGCCGCGCCGCTTCGGGGGCATCGAGATCGAGGCGCTGTATCTCGCGGCCGCGGCGGAGGCCAGTATCGGCGGCGACTTCTACGAGGTGGTCGACACGGAGTACGGGGTGCGGCTGCTCATCGGCGATGTGCGGGGCAAGGGTCTGCCGGCGGTGGGCACGGCCGCGGCGATGGTCAACTGCTTCCGGGAGGCAGCCTACGACGAGGCCGACCTGGTCGATGTCGCCCGTCGCCTGGAGGCCAGCAGCACCCGTTACAACGCCGCCTTTCCTCCCGAGGGCCTGATGGAGCGCTTCGCCACCGCCCTGCTCGCCGAGATCCCGCATGGGGGCGGCAGTATCGGAATCCTCAACTGCGGACATCCCCCGCCGCTGCTCCTGAACCACGGGGAAGTCCGCGCCCTGGAGCCCACCGCTCCCTCGCCGCTGCTCAACCTCGCGGAGCTGATCGGTGATCACTACAGCATCGACACCTTCGACTTCGCCCCTGGCGACCTGCTGTTCCTCTATACCGATGGTGTCGCCGAGGCTCGCGACCTCGACGGCGAGTTCTTCCCGCTGGCGGCCTGGCTGCGCCGGCAGACCCCGGGGCGGCCCGGCGAACTGATCAACGCTCTTCACCATGACCTCCTCCACCACAGCAGAGAAAGCCTCGACGACGACATCGCCGCCCTCGCCGTCCGCTTGTGCGCCTCTCCGGAGCCGCCGCCTGACGGTCAGAGGAATCAGCCCGCTTAGCCTGGATCCACCGGCCCCATCATCCTGCCTACGCCGGGGTGGTGTGGCACGCGCTGCTGATCGCCCTGATCGTCTGGCAGCACACCGCGCAGCCGTACCGGACCGACGGCGGCATCCGCCTCGATGTGCTCGACCCGGGCCTGTGGTCGGGCTGGATCTGGCCGATCCTGGCCGGGCTCGTCGGTCTCGTGACGCTCGACGCGATCCGGGCGGTACGGGTGTGGACGCGTGCACTGGCGGTCTGGAGCGTCTGCGCCGAGGCGGCCTTCGCGCTGCCGCTGGCGTGGGTCCTGCATCGGCAGGAATTCTTCAACCCGGACTTCCTGTCCGACGTCAACGGCGGCTGGCAGACCCCGGACTCCTTCTACACCGTGGCGGTGGCGGGGGTCTTGGCGGTGGGTGCGGGCGAGGTCGTGAAGCGGTTCCGCGAGGCGCGGGGCTGAGTCCGCTCCTTCGGCGGGGCTGCGGAGCAACGCCCTGCGAGTCGCCCCCGGCACCGCAGATCTGACATGGCTGTAGTGGGATGAGGCGACGCGCGCCGGCCGCCGGGCCGGGAGGTATGCATCCGACGGAGGCCGTGCAAGCGTGCGCCGGGACAGTTCGTGATCCAGCCAGCCTGCGGATGCGGATGACCGGGCGGGCCGACTGGATGACGTGTAGCCGGTGTTGCCGGTTTGCGTGGCAAGGTCAGCGGGATCGCAGAAGGCTCGGGCCGCTCCCTGGAGGACAAGGCATCGTCTCGTATCGCCCGCCGATCCAGCCGGCGTCGGCCCGGGCAGGGCCGGAACCAGGCTGGGACCGAGCTGTTCGGTGACCGGCTGCGGGCCCGGCCGTAATTCGCTTGCCCTGGCCATGGGGCAACGCTGCACTGTGGCCGGACATCACGAGTCGTGGTGCCGGTATTTCGAGGAGGCAGCGGCGGCAATGCAGATTCGTTCCACGACCGATGAGGACCTTGACGTCTTCGTCGACACAGTCCATGCCGCGTTCGGGCGCTTCCCGGAAACCCCGACCGAGGGCGGCGGGCTCTGGTGGTCGGCACTCGAAATGGACCGCGGCCTGCTCGCCCTGACGGCGGACGGGCAGCCCGTCGGCACCGCCGCCGCGCACTCCTTCGAGCTCACCCTGCCCGGTGAGACCCTCGTCCCGGCCGCCGGCGTGACCGCCGTCGGCGTCCTGCCCTCGCACCGTCGCCAGGGCGTGCTCAGCGCGATGATGCGACATCAGCTCACCGAGCTGCGGACCCGCGGGGAGTTCCTCTCCGTGCTGCTGGCCTCTGAGGCCCCGATCTACGGCAGGTTCGGCTACGGACCGGCGACCTACACGGCGCGGCTGACGGTGCCGCGCCACAAGGCCGCCCTCGCCGTTCCCCGGGCGCGCGCAGGGGCCGACGCACCAGCGGCCGGCTCGGACAACGGCTCGGACAACGGCTCGGTCGAGGTGCTGCGTCGTGCCGAGTGCGGAGAGATTCTGGAAGAGGTCTACGACCGGTATCGCCGCACCCAGCCCGGCGCGCTGTCCCGGCCGCACCACTGGTGGGCCCGGCGCGCGGGGCAGCCCCCGATCGCGCAGGCGCCGCGCTATGTCGCCGTTCACCGTGACGCCGACGGCGTCCCCGACGGGTACGCCAGCTACTCGATCGGCGAGTCCCAGACCTTGACGGTCGACGAGACCATCGCCACCGACGACGCCGTCTTCACGGCCCTGGCCCGGTTCGTACTCGGACACGACCTGGTCTCTCAGGTCGTGTTCAAGCACGTCCCGCCCGAGCACCCGCTGCGCTGGCAGTTCGCGGACTTCCGCGCCGGCGAGGTGAGTGGCGACACCGACTGGCTCTGGGTGCGGCTGCTGGACGTCCCGCGTGCTCTGACCGCGCGCGGCTGGTTCATGGACGGCGAGCTCGTCCTCGACGTCGAGGACCCGTTCCTCGGCGAGCACGGCCGCTACCTGCTGACCGTCCGGGACGGCAAGGCCGACTGCGTCCCGACGGACCGGGAGCCCGACCTGTCCCTGGACGTGAGCGACCTGGGCTCGGTCTACCTCGGCGGCACCGCCCCGAGCACACTCGTACGTGCCGGACACATCCGGGCCCACCGCCCGGGCGCGGCCGCCCTCGCTGACGCCCTCTTCCGCGCCGAACGCTCCCCGCACTGCCTGCACTGGTTCTGACGCTGGAGGTCTGACGCTGGAGGTCTGACGCTGGAGGTCTGACACTGGTTCTGACGTCTGACGTCTGACGCTGATGCTGACCGCGCGCTCGCCTACCCATTCCGACCGCCGTCTCGTCGTGCTACGGGGATTCGCGCGCGTCAACCCGATCACGCACCTGGTCGCCTCCGAACACGACCCGCTCGGACAGCCCGGTCGAGTTCCACCTGCTGGTCGTCTTCGTACCGCTCGCGCCGCGGGCTCACGCCCGCCGTGTCTGCGCGCCGTCCGGCTCGGGAGGTGACGCGGACGACGACGTGCGGCGCAGCCGCGCCGGGTCGGTCCGGGACAGGGCCGCTGTCACGTCCAGTTGCCAGCCGGTCTCGTACACCTCGGCGAAGCGCTCGTTGCCGAGCGCGGCTCGGCTGCGGTCGCTCAGCGTGCGGATCTGCGGATCCGTGCGGTCGTGGGCGCCGCGCAGGCGGGCCGCCGCGCCGAGCAGGACAGCGACTTCGCGGTACCGCCCGTGCAGCGCGGCGAGGCCGGCCACGGTCACCGCTATCGTCGCCACGATCGGCATGTCCCTGCTGTCGACCGCCGCCGCGTACGCCCGGCCCAGCGCCTCTTCGGCGCCCGGCCCGTCGCCGAGTTCGAGACAGAGCGCGCTCCGCACCACGCCGAGCAGTGCCTGCCCCTGGTCGCCTCCGAACACGGCCTGCTCGGAAAGTCCGGCCTCGATCGACTCGACCAGCTCGCGCGCTTGGGTCAGATCGCCGGTGCGCACCCGCAGAGCGGCTTCCCGCGCGTCGAGCAGGATGGCCATCTCGGGCGACGCCGAGCGCAGCACGCGCTCCCGGGCCACGGCGATCGTCTCGGCCGCCCGCGCGGGCTCATCGAGCCGCACGTGCAGATCGATGCGGCGCAGGTCGACGAAGATCTCGTCGCTGAGGCTGAGCGATCCGAACTCGCGGGCCAGCTGTTTGGCCTCCTTCAGGTCGGCCAGTGCGCCGTCGAGATCGCCGTCGTACTGCCGCACCAGCGCGTGCAGTGGCAGCGCCTTGGCCAGGCCCCAGCGGTCGCCCGCTCGGGCGAAGCACTCCAGCGCGGTGCGCACGTCGCTGCGGACCTGGTCGAAATGGCCGTCATTTTCGGCGAACTGGGCCCGGAAGAAGCAAGCCATCCCGGCCAGCCATACGTCGGGCCCGTCGACCAGCTGATGGAGGACCGTCGGCGACACCTCGGTCTCCGTCAGGGAGGCCAGCCCGAGCGCAGTCAGCACGCCGTGGAGGCCCGGCAGTTCGGGATGGCTCAGCAGCCGGGCGACGAGCGCCCGCAGTTCCTCGCGCCGCTCATTGATCCAGTCCTTGGCCGGCGCCCCCCGGGTGGCGACGGTGTTGAGCGCCAGAAGCACCTCGGCGATGTCGCGTTGCACGCTCGGCCGCTTGGCCGGCAGCGCGACCGTCTCACCGAGCCAGTAGGCCGCGTCGGGATGCCGGCCGAGCATCTGCCAGTACCAGCTCAGATCCACCGCGAGCGCGATCGCGCCGACGGCGTCGTCGGTGTCACAGAGGTGGCGAAGGGCGGCGAGCACGTTGTCGTACTCGGCGTGCAGCACGTGGAGTGCGTCGAGCTGCTCGGGGCCACGAAGCAGCGGGTCGTGGCGGGCGACCAGCTCGCCGAAGTAACGGGCGGCCAGGTCCCGTACGCCGGTCAGGGTGCCTTGCTCGGCCAGGCGCTCCAGGCCGTACTCGCGGAGGGTCTCCAGCATCCGGTACCGGCCGGTGTCCGGCACGAGCTGCAGCAACGACCGGTCGACCAGGTCCGCGAGCAGCTCCGGGACCTCGGCGGCAGACACCGCGGTGCCGGCACAGACCGCGGTGGCCGAGTCCGGTGTGACGCCGCCAGGCAGGACCGCGATGCGCTCCGCGACCGTACGGGCGTCCGCGCCGAGCAGGTCCCAGCTCCATGCGATGACCGCGCGCAGGGTGCGATGCCGGGGGAAGGCGGTCCGGCTGCCGGTTGTCAGCAGGCGGAACCGGTCGGACAATCCGGCGGCCAGGCCGGCCAGCGAGAGTGTGCGCAGGCGGGCCGCGGCCAGTTCGAGTGCGAGCGGCATGCCGTCCAGGCCGCGGACGACGCGCAGCACCTCGGCGAGGTTGTGCTCGTCGACGTCGAACCCGGGCCGCACGGCCGCCGCCCGCTCGGTGAACAGGCGCACCGACGCCGTACGGCGGGCCTGCCCCGCCTCCTCGTGCGGCTCGGGCAGGGCGAGCGGGCCGAGTGGGACCAGCGCCTCGCCGTCGACCGCCAGTGGCTCCCGGCTCGTGGCCAGCACCCGCAGCGCGGCGCAGCGGGCCAGCAGCGCCGCGATCAGGTGCGCCACAGCGTCGATCAGGTGCTCGCAGTTGTCCACCACGAGCAGGCTCTCCCGGCCGTCCAACTGGTCCGCCAGTACGTCCAGTTCGCCGACCCGGTCGCCGCGCAGCTTGGCCGAGGCCTCGAAAAGCGCCGAGCCGCGCAGCCCGATCGTGGCCAGCAGCGCCGCGCCGACCTTGGCGGGCTCGGTGACCGAGGCGAGGTCGATCATCCAGACGCCGTCGCGGTACTCGTGCCGGTGGCGGCGGGCGGCCTCGACCGCCAGGCGCGTCTTGCCGGCGCCGCCGGGACCGAGCACCGTCACCAGGCGCCCGGAGGCGAGCAGCGTGTCGACCCGGGCGAGGTCGTCGTCGCGGCCGATGAAACTGGTCAGCGGTGCGGGCAGGTTGCTCTGTCTGACCTGCGCGGCGTCGGGGGCGGGGGCGGGCCGCTCGGCGCGCAGCAGGCGCAGGTGGCGTTCGCGCAGGGCGGCGCCCGGGTCGGTGCCGAGGACGTCGGCCAGGCGCTCGCGGATCCGCTCGTACAGGGCGAGGGCATCGGCCTGACGCCCTTGGGCGGCGAGCGCGTCCATGAGCAGGGCGGCGGCGCGCTCGTGGACGGGGTGCTCGGCGAGCAGGGCGGACAGACGGGCCGCGGCCGCATCGGCACGGCCCCGCGCCAGCTCGGCGTCGGCGAGGTCGGCGACGGCCTCGATCGAGGCGTGCGCCAGCCGGGTCGCGACAGCGGGCGCCACCGCGGCGACGACCGTGGGCTCGGCACCGGGACGGTCGCCCCACAGCGCCACGGCCTCGCCGAGCACGGCCGCCGCGGCATGTGGGTCGCCCGCGCGCAGGCGGTCGCGGCCTTGGGCGGCGAGCTGTTCGAACCGCAGCGCGTCCACGCCGGCCGCGTCCACGGCCAGCCGGTAGCCGCCCGCGAACTGCTCGACGTCACCGGCCGAGCCGAGGGCCCGGCGCAGCCGCGAGACGAGGGCCTGCAGGGCGTGGGCCGGGCCGGCCGGCGGGTCCTCGGCCCAGATCGCGTCGATGAGGCCGCTCGTCTCGACCGCATGCCCGCCGGCGAGGGCCAGCCGTACGACCAGAGCCTGCAACCGGGCACCGGGTACGGGCAGTTCGGTGTCACCGCGGGCCAGCTCAAAGACGCCGAGCAGCGCGACACGCAGCCGCGCGGCCCCGCCACCCCCAGCACCCCCGTCCATTGTCCGATCCTCGCACGCGCACGGTCGGGTCCTCACATCAGGACGGTGCCCGTGTGCCCTCGTGTCAGCGCCGTGTGGGCAGCATGTGAGTGGCCCGCAGCAATCTTGGCGTGCCGCTAACAACCGGCATCGGAAAGGGACTTCTCATGCATGACGTAGTGATCGTGGGCGCCGGCCCCGTCGGTCTGTTCCTCGCCTGCGAACTCGGCCTCGCGGGCTGCTCTGTCCTGGTGCTCGAACGGGACCCGGAGCCCGGCTCCCCGTGGCGGGCGGACCCGCTCGGGATGCGGGGCCTGTCCGCCGCGTCGG
This genomic stretch from Streptomyces nigrescens harbors:
- a CDS encoding PP2C family protein-serine/threonine phosphatase — translated: MILTVVIAGLAYATPPELAFSRLLPAAPALAAAMWPVLPTVLLGTVCLLLMIGLGIVFPDLGTWWTAAGVVAVTVAAAYGSHVRLRREQTLFQVRLVADTAQQVVLSPMPRRFGGIEIEALYLAAAAEASIGGDFYEVVDTEYGVRLLIGDVRGKGLPAVGTAAAMVNCFREAAYDEADLVDVARRLEASSTRYNAAFPPEGLMERFATALLAEIPHGGGSIGILNCGHPPPLLLNHGEVRALEPTAPSPLLNLAELIGDHYSIDTFDFAPGDLLFLYTDGVAEARDLDGEFFPLAAWLRRQTPGRPGELINALHHDLLHHSRESLDDDIAALAVRLCASPEPPPDGQRNQPA
- a CDS encoding BTAD domain-containing putative transcriptional regulator yields the protein MDGGAGGGGAARLRVALLGVFELARGDTELPVPGARLQALVVRLALAGGHAVETSGLIDAIWAEDPPAGPAHALQALVSRLRRALGSAGDVEQFAGGYRLAVDAAGVDALRFEQLAAQGRDRLRAGDPHAAAAVLGEAVALWGDRPGAEPTVVAAVAPAVATRLAHASIEAVADLADAELARGRADAAAARLSALLAEHPVHERAAALLMDALAAQGRQADALALYERIRERLADVLGTDPGAALRERHLRLLRAERPAPAPDAAQVRQSNLPAPLTSFIGRDDDLARVDTLLASGRLVTVLGPGGAGKTRLAVEAARRHRHEYRDGVWMIDLASVTEPAKVGAALLATIGLRGSALFEASAKLRGDRVGELDVLADQLDGRESLLVVDNCEHLIDAVAHLIAALLARCAALRVLATSREPLAVDGEALVPLGPLALPEPHEEAGQARRTASVRLFTERAAAVRPGFDVDEHNLAEVLRVVRGLDGMPLALELAAARLRTLSLAGLAAGLSDRFRLLTTGSRTAFPRHRTLRAVIAWSWDLLGADARTVAERIAVLPGGVTPDSATAVCAGTAVSAAEVPELLADLVDRSLLQLVPDTGRYRMLETLREYGLERLAEQGTLTGVRDLAARYFGELVARHDPLLRGPEQLDALHVLHAEYDNVLAALRHLCDTDDAVGAIALAVDLSWYWQMLGRHPDAAYWLGETVALPAKRPSVQRDIAEVLLALNTVATRGAPAKDWINERREELRALVARLLSHPELPGLHGVLTALGLASLTETEVSPTVLHQLVDGPDVWLAGMACFFRAQFAENDGHFDQVRSDVRTALECFARAGDRWGLAKALPLHALVRQYDGDLDGALADLKEAKQLAREFGSLSLSDEIFVDLRRIDLHVRLDEPARAAETIAVARERVLRSASPEMAILLDAREAALRVRTGDLTQARELVESIEAGLSEQAVFGGDQGQALLGVVRSALCLELGDGPGAEEALGRAYAAAVDSRDMPIVATIAVTVAGLAALHGRYREVAVLLGAAARLRGAHDRTDPQIRTLSDRSRAALGNERFAEVYETGWQLDVTAALSRTDPARLRRTSSSASPPEPDGAQTRRA
- a CDS encoding DUF4232 domain-containing protein yields the protein MSSSTTVRTARRRRTLRMAAAALTAAAGLTLTACSGSDATGVRPADHTDTEAAAESSGAGSSTGAQGSDAQAGPGAKADSKADSKAGAAAKQSGSGGAANGAGAGSGVQRCHTSGLKASFATGGDAVPDPNAGGSTTTSIVLTNKGSSTCKIGGFPGVDLKSENGGERWSLARSSKKFSSITLKPGDSTDFTINLALTKEEKGFYQPAFAVVTPPNETTALTLKWPWGTLVDQRSATHPATFVNPIG
- a CDS encoding GNAT family N-acetyltransferase, producing the protein MQIRSTTDEDLDVFVDTVHAAFGRFPETPTEGGGLWWSALEMDRGLLALTADGQPVGTAAAHSFELTLPGETLVPAAGVTAVGVLPSHRRQGVLSAMMRHQLTELRTRGEFLSVLLASEAPIYGRFGYGPATYTARLTVPRHKAALAVPRARAGADAPAAGSDNGSDNGSVEVLRRAECGEILEEVYDRYRRTQPGALSRPHHWWARRAGQPPIAQAPRYVAVHRDADGVPDGYASYSIGESQTLTVDETIATDDAVFTALARFVLGHDLVSQVVFKHVPPEHPLRWQFADFRAGEVSGDTDWLWVRLLDVPRALTARGWFMDGELVLDVEDPFLGEHGRYLLTVRDGKADCVPTDREPDLSLDVSDLGSVYLGGTAPSTLVRAGHIRAHRPGAAALADALFRAERSPHCLHWF